The following are encoded in a window of Mycobacterium vicinigordonae genomic DNA:
- a CDS encoding PEP-utilizing enzyme, producing MRITVTGAGGVLGRGLVARLIGQGHEVTGISRHRPESWPNTADFISGDIRDVAAVGRALSGADAVAHLVPEPAGTANVLRAMTETRCSRIVFTSSAQVYGAADGLVAENVPLHPTTHEGRLSADVETILAESSAQWLAIRLPLVLGRGVDNRLRAQLALPILPVESVDRYIQVVHTDDVLRVLTRAIVDSESPSGATNVAASGTVTYRQLAAALGRRILPARPKSVALMRRSALRGATLIDTARLRDEWGFAPAWTAPECLEDFTLAVRGRVTVGRRVWSVPWRLAPIQDLPAVDSPAEDGVVPALAGPPGVNGEFDTPVDPRFPTFLATNLSEALPGPFTPSSASVTVRGLRAAGVAIAERLRPGGVVQREIALRTVAVFAHRLYGAITSAHFMAETVPFAKPSAIVRNSGYFGPSMASLPVFGAQRPLAESGRFRRQLRTIRNIGVFGVNLVGLSAASSLDTRDFLSDVDRLERLAGEDFRELDDHRLLSLILLARDHVVHGWVLAGAGSFMLCAAFNVLLRGLGGRDISTRAGPDLVSARSVEAVQRLVAAARQDPTVLRVLAEPGERLDKLAVEAPVFHSAVLAELALMGHRGPAEVEMLSTSYSDDPELLVRMVTKALDAPPQTEPTFAPIPLWAKPVALLAVRQLRDREVRRDRMVRAIWVLRALLREYGRRQTEAGVFQSVDDVFYLLVDELDALPPNVSELVTRRRAEQRRLVRIVPPTVFNGTWQPTRTSTQALGGGDMLRGVGVCGGRVRGRVRIVRPETIDDLQPGEVLVAEVTDVGYTAAFCYAAAVVTELGGPMSHAALVAREFGFPCVVDVQDATRALRQGALVEVDGATGEIRVLAP from the coding sequence GTGAGGATCACCGTCACCGGGGCTGGCGGCGTGCTTGGCCGCGGTCTAGTAGCCAGGCTGATCGGCCAGGGCCACGAAGTCACCGGAATTTCCCGTCACCGGCCCGAAAGCTGGCCCAATACCGCGGATTTCATCAGCGGCGACATTCGGGACGTGGCAGCGGTCGGCCGAGCCCTCTCCGGCGCTGACGCCGTCGCGCATCTCGTGCCGGAACCGGCGGGTACCGCGAACGTCCTTCGGGCAATGACGGAGACCCGATGCTCACGCATCGTCTTCACGTCGTCGGCGCAGGTGTACGGAGCCGCGGACGGGCTGGTGGCCGAGAACGTCCCGCTACATCCGACGACCCATGAGGGTCGATTATCCGCTGACGTCGAGACGATACTTGCCGAATCCAGTGCGCAGTGGCTCGCGATCCGGCTGCCGCTGGTGCTTGGGCGCGGGGTCGACAACCGGTTGCGCGCGCAGCTGGCACTGCCGATTCTTCCGGTTGAGTCCGTTGATCGCTACATCCAGGTCGTCCACACCGACGATGTGCTACGGGTCCTGACCCGCGCCATCGTCGACAGCGAATCGCCAAGTGGTGCAACGAATGTAGCGGCATCAGGCACGGTGACATACCGACAGCTGGCCGCGGCGTTGGGCAGGCGTATCCTGCCGGCCCGGCCGAAATCCGTTGCGCTGATGCGCCGATCGGCACTGCGTGGCGCCACCCTGATTGACACCGCGCGGCTGCGTGATGAGTGGGGGTTCGCCCCCGCATGGACCGCACCTGAATGCCTCGAAGACTTCACGCTCGCGGTACGCGGCCGCGTCACGGTGGGTAGGCGTGTGTGGTCCGTGCCGTGGCGGCTGGCGCCGATCCAGGACCTGCCGGCCGTCGACAGCCCAGCCGAGGATGGTGTGGTGCCCGCGTTGGCCGGCCCACCGGGCGTCAACGGAGAATTCGACACCCCGGTCGACCCTCGGTTTCCGACTTTCCTGGCCACCAACCTGTCCGAGGCGCTACCGGGACCGTTCACCCCGTCGTCGGCATCGGTGACGGTGCGCGGCCTGCGGGCCGCCGGCGTCGCCATCGCGGAGCGGCTGCGGCCCGGCGGTGTGGTACAGCGGGAAATCGCCTTGCGTACCGTCGCGGTTTTCGCCCATCGGCTCTACGGCGCGATCACCTCAGCGCACTTCATGGCCGAAACCGTGCCGTTCGCCAAGCCGTCGGCGATTGTGCGCAACAGCGGATATTTCGGCCCGAGTATGGCTTCGCTTCCAGTCTTCGGCGCGCAGCGCCCGCTGGCGGAATCCGGCCGGTTCCGAAGGCAATTGCGCACGATCCGAAACATTGGTGTCTTCGGTGTCAACCTGGTGGGGCTCAGCGCGGCCTCGTCGCTGGACACCCGCGACTTCCTGTCCGACGTCGACCGGTTGGAACGTCTGGCCGGTGAAGATTTCAGAGAGTTGGACGACCACCGATTGCTCAGTCTGATCCTGCTGGCCCGCGACCACGTGGTACACGGCTGGGTGCTGGCTGGCGCGGGGTCGTTCATGCTGTGTGCCGCATTCAACGTCTTGCTGCGGGGCCTGGGCGGGCGGGACATTTCGACGCGGGCCGGACCGGACCTGGTCAGTGCGCGCTCGGTCGAGGCGGTCCAGCGGTTGGTGGCCGCTGCGCGACAGGACCCGACGGTGTTGCGGGTGCTCGCCGAACCCGGTGAACGCCTGGACAAGCTGGCTGTCGAGGCTCCGGTGTTCCATTCTGCGGTGCTGGCCGAACTCGCTTTGATGGGACACCGCGGACCGGCCGAGGTCGAGATGCTTTCGACGAGCTACTCCGACGACCCCGAGCTGCTGGTGCGAATGGTCACCAAAGCCCTGGATGCGCCGCCCCAAACCGAGCCGACTTTTGCGCCGATTCCGTTGTGGGCCAAGCCTGTTGCGCTGCTCGCGGTGCGGCAGTTGCGCGATCGGGAAGTGCGGCGCGACCGGATGGTGCGTGCGATTTGGGTGCTGCGGGCCCTGTTGCGCGAGTACGGGCGCCGACAGACCGAAGCGGGTGTGTTCCAATCCGTCGACGACGTCTTCTATCTGTTGGTCGACGAACTCGACGCCTTGCCGCCCAACGTCTCTGAGCTGGTAACCAGACGCCGCGCCGAGCAGCGTCGTTTGGTGCGCATCGTTCCACCCACGGTATTCAACGGGACCTGGCAGCCGACGAGGACCTCGACGCAGGCGTTGGGCGGCGGGGACATGCTGCGCGGTGTCGGAGTGTGCGGCGGACGGGTTCGCGGCCGGGTGCGGATCGTGCGTCCGGAAACCATCGATGACCTGCAACCGGGTGAGGTCCTGGTCGCCGAGGTCACCGATGTCGGCTACACCGCCGCATTCTGCTATGCCGCCGCGGTGGTCACCGAACTCGGCGGCCCGATGTCGCACGCGGCGCTGGTTGCCCGCGAGTTCGGCTTCCCCTGTGTCGTCGACGTGCAGGACGCTACCCGCGCGTTACGGCAGGGTGCACTGGTCGAAGTCGACGGTGCGACGGGCGAAATACGGGTGCTGGCACCCTGA